From Drosophila yakuba strain Tai18E2 chromosome 2L, Prin_Dyak_Tai18E2_2.1, whole genome shotgun sequence, one genomic window encodes:
- the LOC6526771 gene encoding uncharacterized protein LOC6526771 isoform X7 — protein MPTTHHQHHHQQQGGNVRTKHVSFARSHTLTSFDNVNAGFRSSGRLKTARSQERLIGGKKPIIATGSMYETLQPPLQAQQLQQPHQMQPQQSSTLPKTWLPPPVQLQPCQHHHAPIHLHQPLPGEDLATQLPAGPDNMVGLIIPQPLPLALPLPSPEVLIVEKKFRNAMKTQATQTDAAARRQGQIGYNTQILALSPRPPHRIKVVSQGAQTNGLQNGKKLTKSLSEIPNGKDGTSSLHYQQGSIYPHEMIYRTQSQDVTPLQTLSDAQNNIMYYKPPPPLLDAHSYGLGMEHLSRTRPSPSEQNVEYVNVNAAAVALNESFDYESNSLPRRACTSHTDFYSNSLPRRHINESSDLMIDSVPLDFSQTHLLPPPSEYCKNDDEDAEEYYDEEEDHPHETESYSSEVCMEQAAQHRRMSMLPQMIDSPFRRDDLRRQSMPVYGQTEKLIDGFGPRSSFRRRDKVSCFPDEPPAVQEVRDEQEIFIDFKPHISPKPSPKLQLKHRKQHKAEIAMRKMQQQRMAQAAALTLPKPKSQPVEVEVRKVEHEPSDEEEDEDEVSEPDEEEDGEEIDEDEHKLETDLQEDEEPLYENITPCGCRVIPQPDAEEIQDKRSQFRKRSVSLDDDYETKASETPTPTGLRLPSTPASPCRDELLANVSTYPSSDSLANDNTRDHSDGIWNESQVTVLTVEQRDISDGSYSSNLLLTPSSKRKNLLLQHQQRSSVDTDALDFEEQSPTYGLQTLPKIIKTPTPTTSRPTSTQPMMPPPAIAVTPSVNPILDSCISSPLPKRSMVARGSVPDARQLMFTGGAAKQRHSDASFLPMGASDCARSADISECSTNTDEYATCTDTSKRTPGIKTPPTTTSSSSTTQVPVSTQSSQLEKTHAGSSFESASSLYSMREDLLQHDEKERDKQSTLTKAQLKSPMGSVAELTRKSPSHSISSTTSSGSCPVSGAAIKSPAKESLPQTVASSGTSQMKVCSAECIAPGVKPKPDSISEDERSEVRYSSSGYYESPHEEDDEEQGTRSKARRLRQEDERKRRKTSMKLDIEKENMRALTSPIKKPTGSSKITSPEQSLSATLDNGSSPSKMKRFRPKIRRQLRKSSREDVLAAAAVRRSRATPTIFGLSSGSGDTELLLDASMSTGALAGTTTTAVTSVSAPSSASKLPTSESSVATQPEAVVASLPAKKPHSCATPTSLLSPKMPTTSGTQSKSTSDTFQLKAKSIESLRSVSPGSDSVFYSEADGNAASGEQSHCHHCGKEMEGKQQSNTISELAGDSVESIPYIEQDIVKPPSDFADSPVTTKTTQRLYKKMDKRFRSEERYHGERGRHYKTRQENIRAKSEERGRIPSLPNTPVLRPAGSSPCVLPDTEQSQHVIYKGHYDAGRYTRLTDDDLWTQLDHQCFDRSRERRASTESEKGFHAKYQVILHRLVQRRCTLEMYHRQKHNSFRVDKTVVVKSDSGEFGFRIHGSKPVVVAAIEPETPAESSGLEVGDIIISVNGVQVLDKHHTEVVKIAHDGCEKLELQVARTIGVLMHEQLEPPSQPIFSGYLWRQSGQAKGAPNSKKWVRRWFSLRPDNCLYYYKTEDDSQPVGAMIMAKHTVDLCPVDVGKPFAFKVDAGEGIPMYVAADSDEMANRWLQLLRQAASQDNQWLDKSARCLYQTPSNIQRPDCFGYLLKLGSRWCGWSKRYCVLKDACLYFYQDANSKSAFGMACLHGYKVASMSANASGKKNSFEIVPPETKLRHYFFCTESEMDKKRWISALEYSIDRWIKSG, from the exons ATGCCAACCAcacaccaccagcaccaccaccaacaacagGGCGGAAATGTCAG AACCAAACACGTGAGCTTTGCCAGGTCGCACACACTCACCAGTTTCGACAATGTGAATGCCGGATTTCGATCCTCGGGGCGTTTGAAAACCGCCCGAAGCCAAGAGCGATTAATTGGGGGCAAGAAGCCCATTATTGCCACGGGTTCCATGTACGAAACCCTCCAGCCCCCGCTGCAAGCacaacagctgcagcaaccGCATCAGATGCAGCCACAACAGAGCTCCACCCTGCCAAAAACCTGGCTGCCACCACCAGTTCAACTGCAGCCATGCCAGCACCATCATGCCCCGATTCACCTGCACCAGCCCCTTCCAGGTGAGGATTTAGCCACCCAATTGCCAGCGGGCCCAG ACAACATGGTTGGACTGATCATACCACAACCCCTGCCCTTGGCTCTACCACTGCCCAGTCCCGAGGTTCTCATCGTGGAGAAGAAGTTCCGCAATGCCATGAAAACGCAGGCCACTCAAACGGATGCCGCTGCCCGTCGCCAGGGTCAAATTGGCTATAATACCCAGATCCTGGCCTTGAGTCCCCGGCCACCACATCGCATCAAGGTGGTTTCCCAGGGGGCTCAAACGAACGGCCTGCAGAATGGCAAAAAACTAACGAAAAGCCTCTCCGAAATACCCAATGGCAAGGATGGCACCTCCTCGCTTCATTATCAACAGGG TTCCATATACCCACATGAGATGATCTACCGCACTCAGTCGCAGGATGTGACCCCTTTGCAGACCCTCTCGGATGCCCAAAACAACATTATGTACTACAAACCACCACCACCGTTGCTGGATGCCCACAGCTATGGACTGGGAATGGAGCACCTAAGCCGGACACGTCCCTCGCCATCCGAACAGAACGTGGAgtatgtgaatgtgaatgctGCTGCGGTGGCACTGAATGAAAGTTTCGACTACGAGAGCAACAGTTTGCCTCGACGGGCGTGTACCTCGCATACGGATTTCTATTCGAATAGTTTGCCTCGAAGGCATATCAACGAGAGCTCCGATCTAATGATCGATAGTGTTCCCTTGGACTTTAGCCAAACGCATTTATTGCCACCACCAAGTGAGTACTGCAAGAACGACGACGAGGATGCGGAGGAGTActacgacgaggaggaggatcaTCCCCATGAAACGGAGAGCTATAGCTCAGAGGTCTGCATGGAGCAGGCGGCCCAACATCGCCGAATGTCCATGCTGCCCCAGATGATAGACTCCCCATTTCGTCGCGATGATCTGAGGCGTCAATCCATGCCGGTTTATGGTCAAACGGAAAAGCTCATCGATGGCTTTGGTCCCAGGAGCTCTTTTCGTAGACGCGACAAAGTCAGCTGTTTTCCGGATGAGCCGCCAGCCGTTCAAGAAGTACGCGATGAACAGGAgatatttatagattttaagCCGCACATCTCGCCAAAACCGAGTCCCAAGCTGCAGCTGAAGCACCGTAAGCAGCACAAGGCGGAAATTGCCATGAgaaaaatgcagcagcagcggatgGCACAGGCGGCAGCATTGACGTTGCCCAAGCCCAAGTCACAGCCAGTCGAAGTTGAGGTGAGAAAAGTTGAACATGAGCCcagcgacgaggaggaggacgaggacgaagtGTCCGAGCCCGACGAGGAGGAAGACGGCGAGGAGATCGACGAGGATGAGCACAAGCTGGAGACGGATCTGCAGGAGGACGAGGAACCGCTGTACGAGAACATAACCCCCTGTGGCTGCCGCGTGATCCCACAGCCAGATGCGGAGGAGATCCAGGACAAACGCTCGCAGTTCCGCAAGCGTTCCGTCAGCTTGGATGATGACTACGAAACGAAGGCATCTGAAACTCCAACACCAACTGGCCTGAGACTCCCATCCACTCCGGCCAGTCCTTGCCGCGATGAGCTGCTGGCCAATGTTTCAACTTATCCTTCCTCAGACTCGCTGGCCAATGACAATACACGTGATCATTCGGATGGCATATGGAATGAGTCGCAGGTTACCGTCTTGACGGTTGAACAGAGGGACATATCCGATGGCTCCTACAGTTCCAACCTGCTGTTGACGCCCTCTTCGAAGCGAAAGAATCTACtgctgcagcatcagcaaaGAAGCTCAGTGGACACCGATGCCCTGGATTTTGAGGAACAA AGTCCCACCTATGGCCTACAAACACTGCCGAAGATCATCAAGACGCCCACACCAACCACATCGAGGCCCACTTCCACTCAGCCCATGATGCCACCACCAGCCATCGCGGTCACACCATCTGTAAATCCGATTCTGGACAGCTGCATAAGTTCCCCGCTGCCCAAGAGGAGCATGGTGGCCAGGGGATCGGTTCCGGATGCCCGACAGCTGATGTTCACTGGTGGAGCCGCCAAGCAAAG ACACTCGGATGCCTCGTTCCTGCCCATGGGCGCCAGCGATTGCGCAAGGAGCGCAGATATATCGGAGTGCAGCACGAATACAGATGAGTATGCCACCTGCACGGACACCTCGAAACGCACACCAGGTATTAAGACACCGCCGACCACCACCAGTTCATCGTCGACCACACAAGTGCCAG TTTCCACTCAGAGCTCGCAGTTGGAAAAAACGCACGCCGGCAGTTCCTTCGAAAGCGCCAGTTCCCTGTACTCCATGAGGGAGGATCTTCTGCAGCACGACGAGAAGGAGCGGGATAAGCAGTCCACGCTCACCAAGGCTCAACTGAAATCACCCATGGGTTCAGTGGCTGAGCTGACCAGGAAATCGCCATCGCACTCCATCAGTAGTACCACCTCTTCAGGCAGCTGTCCAGTCTCGGGAGCAGCCATCAAATCCCCAGCCAAGGAGAGTCTGCCCCAAACGGTGGCCAGTTCGGGAACGTCGCAGATGAAAGTCTGCTCCGCCGAATGCATAGCGCCTGGTGTTAAGCCCAAGCCAGATTCCATATCGGAGGACGAGCGCAGCGAGGTGCGGTACTCCTCGTCCGGTTACTACGAGAGTCCACACGAGGAGGATGACGAGGAGCAGGGGACCAGGAGCAAGGCTCGCCGGCTGCGACAGGAAGACGAACGGAAGAGGCGCAAGACTAGCATGAAGCTGGACATTGAGAAGGAGAACATGCGCGCCCTAACCAGTCCCATTAAGAAGCCCACGGGTTCCAGCAAGATCACATCGCCGGAGCAATCGTTATCTGCAACCTTGGACAATGGCAGCAGTCCCAGCAAGATGAAACGCTTCCGTCCCAAGATACGCAGGCAGCTGAGGAAAAGTTCGCGCGAAGATGTCCTGGCGGCGGCAGCGGTACGCAGGAGtcgtgccacgcccactatttTTGGCTTGAGCAGCGGAAGTGGCGACACTGAGTTGCTGCTCGACGCCAGCATGTCAACTGGCGCCCTGGCAGGCACAACCACTACTGCCGTGACATCCGTATCTGCGCCCTCATCCGCATCCAAGCTACCAACATCGGAGTCCTCAGTTGCCACACAACCCGAGGCAGTGGTGGCATCATTGCCGGCAAAGAAACCACATAGTtgcgccacgcccacatcccTGCTGTCGCCCAAGATGCCCACAACCAGTGGCACGCAATCGAAGTCCACGTCGGACACGTTTCAGCTGAAGGCCAAGTCCATTGAGTCCTTGCGATCGGTGTCGCCTGGCTCCGATTCCGTGTTCTACAGCGAAGCCGATGGAAATGCGGCCAGTGGCGAGCAGAGTCACTGCCACCATTGCGGCAAGGAAATGGAGGGCAAGCAGCAGAGCAACACCATCAGCGAACTGGCTGGTGACTCCGTCGAGTCGATACCCTACATCGAACAGGACATCGTCAAGCCGCCTTCGGATTTCGCCGACTCCCCGGTGACCACCAAGACCACCCAACGGTTGTACAAAAAGATGGACAAGCGATTCCGATCCGAGGAGCGATACCACGGCGAAAGGGGCAGGCACTACAAGACCAGGCAGGAGAACATCAGGGCGAAG AGCGAGGAGCGTGGTCGCATTCCCAGTCTTCCCAATACACCCGTGCTTCGTCCTGCTGGCTCAAGTCCTTGCGTCCTGCCCGACACGGAACAGAGTCAGCACGTCATCTATAAGGGACACTACGACGCAGGTCGCTATACACGACTGACCGATGATGACTTGTGGACTCAACTGGACCATCAGTGTTTTG ATCGCTCCAGGGAACGTAGAGCTTCAACGGAGTCGGAGAAGGGCTTCCATGCCAAGTACCAAGTGATCCTGCATCGTCTCGTCCAGCGACGCTGCACCCTGGAGATGTACCACCGCCAGAAGCACAACAGCTTTC GCGTGGACAAAACCGTGGTGGTCAAGAGCGATTCCGGTGAATTCGGCTTCCGTATTCACGGTTCCAAGCCCGTGGTGGTGGCCGCCATCGAACCGGAGACTCCGGCGGAGAGCTCTGGCTTGGAGGTGGGCGACATTATCATCTCGGTGAATGGAGTCCAAGTGCTGGACAAGCACCACACCGAGGTGGTGAAGATCGCACACGATGGCTGCGAGAAGCTGGAACTGCAGGTGGCCAGGACCATTGGGGTTCTCATGCACGAGCAACTGGAGCCGCCAAGTCAGCCCATATTCAGCGGATACCTGTGGCGCCAGAGTGGACAGGCCAAGGGTGCTCCGAATTCCAAGAAGTGGGTGCGCCGTTGGTTCTCCCTGAGACCCGATAATTGTCTGTACTACTACAAAACTGAAGAT GACTCTCAACCCGTTGGCGCCATGATCATGGCCAAGCACACTGTGGACCTGTGTCCTGTGGATGTGGGCAAGCCCTTTGCCTTCAAAGTGGACGCCGGCGAGGGCATTCCCATGTACGTGGCTGCCGACTCCGATGAGATGGCGAACAGGTGGCTCCAGCTGCTCCGACAAGCGGCCTCCCAGGACAACCAGTGGCTGGACAAGAG TGCGCGATGTTTGTACCAGACGCCCAGCAACATTCAGCGGCCCGACTGCTTTGGCTACCTACTCAAATTGGGCTCAAGGTGGTGCGGATGGTCGAAACGCTATTGCGTTCTAAAGGATGCCTGCCTCTATTTTTACCAAGATGCAAATAGCAAGAGTGCATTCG GCATGGCCTGCTTGCACGGCTACAAAGTGGCCTCAATGTCCGCAAATGCATCCGGCAAGAAGAACTCGTTCGAGATAGTGCCACCAGAAACGAAATTGCGTCATTATTTTTTCTGCACCGAAAGCGAAATGGATAAGAAGCG CTGGATATCCGCACTGGAATACTCCATTGACCGCTGGATAAAGTCCGGGTAA